In Chryseobacterium lactis, a single genomic region encodes these proteins:
- a CDS encoding helix-turn-helix domain-containing protein, translated as MTIKVYKPENPILKKYIECFYILEQTSEESYTTYFTFPSIYTIVTASEKTETLATKDRIITRYCQYNPIETNLVSNFNEPVLVSYEGLINEVTTYFKPLGINAFIPNDLRDYSEGSFPDFNPYEDYKETMAAILSIKDPHEKIRAIELYWLSKFRPFEDTLLTQVLAEMFDTNNINQSMTKLSYTTGRSRTTINKHFDQHICKTPSQFKKIIRFRAAIQSQLDDKNGVGLSYSVDYFDQSHMIRDFKKLTGFTPKVFFSKTTTLEKDLIKWMFI; from the coding sequence ATGACCATAAAAGTATATAAACCTGAGAACCCCATACTGAAAAAATATATTGAATGCTTTTATATCCTCGAACAGACTTCTGAAGAATCCTACACAACTTATTTCACCTTTCCAAGCATCTATACCATTGTCACCGCCAGTGAGAAAACAGAAACTCTGGCCACCAAAGATAGAATAATAACGAGATACTGCCAGTACAATCCAATTGAAACGAACTTGGTAAGCAATTTTAATGAGCCTGTATTGGTTAGCTATGAAGGCCTCATCAATGAAGTTACTACGTACTTCAAACCATTGGGGATCAATGCTTTTATACCCAATGATTTAAGAGATTATTCAGAAGGAAGCTTTCCTGATTTTAATCCATACGAGGATTATAAAGAAACTATGGCAGCTATTCTTTCGATAAAAGACCCGCATGAAAAAATAAGGGCAATAGAATTGTACTGGCTTTCAAAATTTCGACCGTTTGAAGATACCTTGTTGACACAGGTACTGGCTGAAATGTTCGATACCAATAACATCAATCAGTCTATGACGAAATTGTCATATACAACCGGCCGGTCGCGAACAACGATCAACAAGCATTTTGATCAACATATTTGTAAAACGCCCTCCCAGTTCAAGAAGATTATCAGATTCAGAGCCGCTATTCAAAGTCAGCTTGATGATAAAAATGGAGTTGGGCTATCCTATAGTGTGGATTATTTTGACCAGTCTCACATGATCAGGGATTTTAAAAAATTGACAGGTTTTACGCCAAAAGTTTTTTTTTCAAAAACAACAACACTTGAAAAAGATCTCATAAAATGGATGTTTATTTAG
- a CDS encoding serine hydrolase has product MKLILIILLFPFFIFGQKNRSATLAEYMQAQVDINNFSGTVLVSKDGHVLLKKAYGLADYEWNIKNTIDTKFQLASVTKQFTATAILLLIEKGKLSLDDKLSKFLPDYPRADSVTIHMLLSHTSGLAMGFKEIAVSSMDKDSAYAKIKKMPYEFSPGTKSGYSNIGYYLLAKIIEKVSGEKYAAFLKKNIFEKAGMKNTDVSNNESIVEKKAKAYYHTENGLIHNPYINWEINVGHDGVYSTVEDLALWDKALYGTGILSAQMKKLMFTPYGTENWGYGFIINPFYNHGHQLIAHDGGFFGTMTSFNRFTDDKLFVTVLSNNESFSYIISYGLSAIALGKEVELPYKHHRIEIDPSLYDQYVGTYDKITILKTDGKLYFNSTEMELIPESKTKFFRADNHDRTIEFIPDSKGLYNSIILTKGGVKEVIRRNK; this is encoded by the coding sequence ATGAAGCTCATCCTAATCATCCTGTTATTTCCATTTTTTATTTTTGGACAGAAAAATAGGTCAGCTACTCTTGCGGAATATATGCAAGCCCAGGTTGATATCAATAATTTTAGTGGAACTGTTCTTGTGTCGAAAGACGGCCATGTTTTACTGAAAAAAGCGTACGGTTTGGCAGATTATGAGTGGAATATTAAAAACACCATAGACACTAAATTTCAGTTGGCTTCAGTTACAAAACAATTTACTGCCACAGCGATACTTCTATTGATTGAAAAAGGGAAACTGTCTCTGGATGATAAACTGAGTAAATTTCTGCCGGATTATCCCAGGGCCGATAGTGTTACAATCCATATGCTATTATCACATACCTCCGGCTTGGCTATGGGTTTTAAAGAAATTGCCGTAAGCTCGATGGATAAGGATTCTGCCTATGCAAAAATAAAGAAAATGCCTTATGAATTCTCTCCCGGAACTAAAAGCGGATACAGTAATATCGGCTATTATTTATTAGCTAAAATTATTGAAAAAGTATCAGGTGAGAAGTACGCCGCTTTCTTAAAGAAGAATATATTTGAAAAAGCAGGAATGAAGAATACCGATGTCAGTAATAATGAATCTATAGTTGAAAAGAAAGCAAAAGCTTACTATCACACAGAAAACGGGCTGATTCACAATCCTTATATCAACTGGGAAATTAATGTAGGGCATGATGGGGTTTATTCTACCGTTGAAGATCTGGCCTTATGGGATAAAGCACTATATGGAACAGGTATTCTTTCCGCACAGATGAAAAAACTAATGTTTACGCCCTATGGCACTGAAAACTGGGGATATGGCTTTATCATCAATCCGTTTTACAATCACGGGCATCAGTTAATTGCCCATGATGGTGGCTTTTTTGGTACCATGACCTCCTTTAACCGATTTACGGATGACAAACTTTTTGTGACTGTACTTTCCAATAATGAATCATTTTCCTATATCATCAGTTATGGACTTTCCGCCATTGCGTTGGGAAAAGAGGTGGAGCTTCCTTACAAACACCATCGAATTGAAATAGACCCAAGTTTATATGATCAATACGTAGGTACATATGATAAAATTACCATATTGAAAACTGACGGTAAACTTTATTTTAACAGTACGGAAATGGAGCTCATCCCAGAGTCTAAGACCAAATTTTTTAGGGCTGATAATCATGACAGAACCATTGAATTTATTCCGGATAGTAAAGGACTTTACAATTCTATAATTCTGACAAAAGGTGGGGTAAAAGAAGTGATAAGAAGGAATAAATAG